One region of Ascaphus truei isolate aAscTru1 unplaced genomic scaffold, aAscTru1.hap1 HAP1_SCAFFOLD_1389, whole genome shotgun sequence genomic DNA includes:
- the LOC142475797 gene encoding uncharacterized protein LOC142475797, with protein sequence MRTHRSVELSHACAAESMEHKRSPGCITPRLIGPTDPYSSNRAIQAAIRAAKQQKRRPRSLCSVGNSVPPLHSPGSRGGLLNFLKQRSGRRCEPDGDFQMLNHALSHRPLSMSVLEINRLDGVPERGSSGPGGFSRSSSGFLRGTSLWSSQRWNVFGSRASDGSVERPPRRNLTSSLRKSFSFRLRRGPESRREGERRDSRVRSRSEGDACSLHTASSRRDLFSSEPLARSRETGHTSLWKLLTSPFRKKEFTASSARQDLDCRRATEPVLVGVTRTEIRERRGMRGKQGKGVGCG encoded by the coding sequence ATGAGAACTCACAGGAGTGTGGAGCTGAGCCATGCCTGTGCTGCGGAGAGCATGGAGCACAAGCGCAGCCCGGGGTGCATCACACCCCGGCTCATTGGACCCACCGATCCCTACTCCTCCAATCGGGCCATCCAGGCTGCCATCCGTGCAGCCAAGCAGCAGAAACGGCGACCCAGAAGCCTCTGCTCAGTGGGCAACAGTGTGCCCCCCCTGCACAGCCCAGGGTCTCGGGGGGGTCTGCTTAACTTCCTGAAGCAGCGGTCAGGGAGGAGATGCGAGCCAGATGGGGACTTCCAGATGCTGAACCATGCTCTCTCTCACCGGCCGCTCAGCATGAGCGTCCTGGAGATTAACCGACTGGACGGGGTCCCGGAGCGAGGTTCCTCAGGCCCAGGGGGGTTCAGCCGCAGCAGCTCTGGGTTCCTGCGTGGAACCTCTCTGTGGAGCAGTCAGCGGTGGAATGTCTTTGGAAGCAGAGCGTCGGACGGCAGCGTGGAGCGGCCGCCACGGAGGAACCTCACCTCCTCCCTGCGGAAGAGCTTCAGCTTCCGGCTTCGTCGGGGGCCAGAgtccaggagagagggagagcggcgggaCAGCCGCGTGCGGAGCCGCAGTGAGGGGGACGCCTGTTCCCTGCACACCGCCTCCTCCCGCAGGGACCTGTTCAGCTCGGAGCCACTGGCACGGAGCAGGGAGACCGGGCACACCAGCTTATGGAAGCTGCTCACCAGCCCCTTTCGAAAGAAGGAGTTCACCGCGAGCAGCGCCCGCCAGGACCTGGACTGCCGCAGAGCCACGGAACCTGTACTGGTGGGGGTGACACGCACAGAGATCAGAGAACGCAGAGGCATGAGGGGTAAGCAGGGCAAGGGAGTCGGCTGTGGGTAA